One part of the Megachile rotundata isolate GNS110a chromosome 16, iyMegRotu1, whole genome shotgun sequence genome encodes these proteins:
- the LOC100880412 gene encoding uncharacterized protein C1orf50 homolog, translated as MDKTDDLTNKVSLVERNIEPQGILLNDPESVAKTSQQDLVALALEIQKADNFIKANACSKLQVIADQIKSLKKQAENILIETDWNMKLHHVACNFVKHPGHVYHLYQRETGQLYFSMLSPEEWGTSAPSQTYKGSYRLEQDQSWTPLNLTEKKNKEMAMLAKLFSTLPSTASVFKSIDLNINT; from the exons ATGGATAAAACTGATGATCTGACTAATAAAG TATCCCTTGTGGAGCGCAATATTGAACCTCAAGGAATCTTACTAAATGATCCAGAGTCTGTTGCTAAAACATCGCAACAAGATTTAGTGGCATTAGCACTAGAGATACAGAAAgctgataattttattaaagccAATGCATGTAGCAAATTACAAGTAATCGCAGATCAGATAAAGTCTTTAAAAAAGCAGGCAGAGAATATTCTTATAGAAACTGACTGGAACATGAAATTGCATCATGTtgcttgtaattttgtaaaacatCCTGGACATGTCTATCATCTGTATCAAAGAGAAACTGGCCAACTCTACTTTTCTATGCTGAGCCCAGAA GAATGGGGTACTTCTGCACCTTCCCAGACTTACAAGGGTTCATATAGATTAGAACAAGATCAGTCATGGACACCTTTAAATTTAACCGAAAAGAAGAACAAAGAAATGGCTATGTTAGCTAAACTTTTTTCTACTCTTCCATCAACTGCTTCCGTCTTTAAAAGTATCGATTTAAACATTAATACGTAG
- the LOC100874619 gene encoding dnaJ homolog subfamily C member 11 isoform X2, translating into MDEDSDQDHLLEDDYYTFLNIPRNATQEEINNAYRRQSKLYHPDKHVDPVHKKEAEVLFNRTKVAYKVLSNPHQRAIYDSVGIRGLQTDGWEIVERTKTPQEIREEYEHLAREAEERKLLQLTNPTTTIVMNINATDLFDRYDDDYEDRNILSCLEVSGMSFTQSIEAPLTLQDTVIMYGQLDTQNGVGTGSVNVAARRLLSSKGWVELECGAGNGPMISFKGFRMLPHKLMFNGQTILEFTPVKMKANLIGTLSMQLDTHTLGQLTYNAGPESAMRTAIVRDTSRSYTACSIQFGIQRSFFSLNYTYKMEERGMKLRGGVKLGTFGLTVEYGAEKKISRHSKIFATVCAGVPTGVSLKIKLKRSFQTYSFPIQLSDEVLPATVFYATVVPIVTWVFVKKMVIDPMVKKRKEREKEKEKEVNKTRMMEKQKEAESATKLMSATVSRIRAQEEAKKGLIITKALYGRFVYPQEDQYNSEQPIRRDEVIDVTIPVQCLVKDSKLILYDASKSELPGFYDPCVGEEKQLLIQYLFRNRTHECIVKDNAPVRIPLPSHRVNTT; encoded by the exons atggatGAGGATAGTGATCAGGATCATTTATTAGAGGACGATTATTATACGTTTCTGAATATCCCAAGAAAT GCAACTCAGGAGGAGATCAACAATGCATATCGCAGACAGAGCAAACTTTACCATCCTGATAAACATGTGGACCCAGTGCATAAGAAAGAAGCGGAGGTTTTATTCAATCGTACTAAAGTAGCTTACAAAG TTTTAAGTAATCCACATCAGAGAGCCATTTATGATTCTGTGGGAATTCGAGGGTTGCAGACAGATGGATGGGAAATTGTAGAGCGTACTAAGACACCTCAAGAAATCAGAGAAGAATATGAACATCTTGCAAGAGAAGCAGAGGAGAGAAAATTGCTGCAACTCACGAATCCCACCACTACTATTGTAATGAATATCAATGCTACGGATCTTTTTGACAGATACGATGATGATTACGAAGATAG GAACATACTTTCATGCTTAGAAGTCAGTGGAATGTCCTTTACGCAATCCATCGAGGCACCACTTACTTTACAAGATACTGTAATCATGTATGGTCAGTTAGATACCCAAAATGGTGTAGGGACTGGTTCTGTAAATGTCGCGGCGAGACGGTTGCTTTCGTCAAAGGGCTGGGTAGAATTAGAGTGCGGTGCTGGGAATGGACCGATGATAAGTTTTAAGGGTTTCCGTATGTTACCTCACAAATTAATGTTTAATGGACAAACCATATTGGAGTTCACACCAGTGAAAATGAAAGCCAATCTTATAGGCA CTTTGTCGATGCAGTTAGATACCCACACTCTAGGGCAGCTTACATACAATGCAGGTCCAGAAAGTGCAATGAGAACTGCCATTGTAAGAGATACTTCCAGATCTTATACAGCGTGTTCAATACAGTTTGGTATTCAACGGTCATTTTTTAGTCTTAATTACACCTATAAAATGGAAGAAAGAGGAATGAAACTACGAGGGGGTGTGAA ACTTGGTACATTTGGATTAACTGTGGAATATGGAGCAGAGAAAAAGATTTCGCGGCACAGTAAAATTTTTGCAACAGTATGTGCGGGAGTACCAACGGGagtttcgttaaaaattaaattaaaacgttCCTTTCAAACATATTCATTTCCTATTCAATTAAGCGACGAAGTTCTTCCAGCAACTGTGTTCTATGCCACTGTAGTTCCTATAGTCACATGGGTCTTCGTAAAAAAGATGGTAATCGATCCAATGGTTAAAAAACGGAAGGAACgtgagaaagaaaaagagaaggaagTGAATAAAACAAGAATGATGGAGAAACAAAAGGAAGCAGAAAGTGCTACCAAATTAATGAGCGCCACAGTCAGTAGAATAAGAGCTCAAGAAGAAGCAAAGAAAGGTTTAATTATTACCAAAGCTTTATATGGGCGATTTGTTTATCCTCAAGAGGATCAGTACAATTCAGAACAACCTATACGGAGAGATGAAGTAATAGACGTAACTATTCCTGTACAATGTTTAGTGAAGGATTCGAAGTTAATTCTATATGATGCATCTAAG AGCGAGCTGCCAGGCTTTTATGATCCATGCGTTGGAGAAGAGAAGCAATTGTTGATACAATATCTGTTTCGTAATCGAACACATGAATGTATCGTAAAGGATAACGCACCAGTTAGAATACCATTACCAT CGCACAGAGTAAATACTACATGA
- the LOC100874619 gene encoding dnaJ homolog subfamily C member 11 isoform X1, giving the protein MDEDSDQDHLLEDDYYTFLNIPRNATQEEINNAYRRQSKLYHPDKHVDPVHKKEAEVLFNRTKVAYKVLSNPHQRAIYDSVGIRGLQTDGWEIVERTKTPQEIREEYEHLAREAEERKLLQLTNPTTTIVMNINATDLFDRYDDDYEDSRNILSCLEVSGMSFTQSIEAPLTLQDTVIMYGQLDTQNGVGTGSVNVAARRLLSSKGWVELECGAGNGPMISFKGFRMLPHKLMFNGQTILEFTPVKMKANLIGTLSMQLDTHTLGQLTYNAGPESAMRTAIVRDTSRSYTACSIQFGIQRSFFSLNYTYKMEERGMKLRGGVKLGTFGLTVEYGAEKKISRHSKIFATVCAGVPTGVSLKIKLKRSFQTYSFPIQLSDEVLPATVFYATVVPIVTWVFVKKMVIDPMVKKRKEREKEKEKEVNKTRMMEKQKEAESATKLMSATVSRIRAQEEAKKGLIITKALYGRFVYPQEDQYNSEQPIRRDEVIDVTIPVQCLVKDSKLILYDASKSELPGFYDPCVGEEKQLLIQYLFRNRTHECIVKDNAPVRIPLPSHRVNTT; this is encoded by the exons atggatGAGGATAGTGATCAGGATCATTTATTAGAGGACGATTATTATACGTTTCTGAATATCCCAAGAAAT GCAACTCAGGAGGAGATCAACAATGCATATCGCAGACAGAGCAAACTTTACCATCCTGATAAACATGTGGACCCAGTGCATAAGAAAGAAGCGGAGGTTTTATTCAATCGTACTAAAGTAGCTTACAAAG TTTTAAGTAATCCACATCAGAGAGCCATTTATGATTCTGTGGGAATTCGAGGGTTGCAGACAGATGGATGGGAAATTGTAGAGCGTACTAAGACACCTCAAGAAATCAGAGAAGAATATGAACATCTTGCAAGAGAAGCAGAGGAGAGAAAATTGCTGCAACTCACGAATCCCACCACTACTATTGTAATGAATATCAATGCTACGGATCTTTTTGACAGATACGATGATGATTACGAAGATAG caGGAACATACTTTCATGCTTAGAAGTCAGTGGAATGTCCTTTACGCAATCCATCGAGGCACCACTTACTTTACAAGATACTGTAATCATGTATGGTCAGTTAGATACCCAAAATGGTGTAGGGACTGGTTCTGTAAATGTCGCGGCGAGACGGTTGCTTTCGTCAAAGGGCTGGGTAGAATTAGAGTGCGGTGCTGGGAATGGACCGATGATAAGTTTTAAGGGTTTCCGTATGTTACCTCACAAATTAATGTTTAATGGACAAACCATATTGGAGTTCACACCAGTGAAAATGAAAGCCAATCTTATAGGCA CTTTGTCGATGCAGTTAGATACCCACACTCTAGGGCAGCTTACATACAATGCAGGTCCAGAAAGTGCAATGAGAACTGCCATTGTAAGAGATACTTCCAGATCTTATACAGCGTGTTCAATACAGTTTGGTATTCAACGGTCATTTTTTAGTCTTAATTACACCTATAAAATGGAAGAAAGAGGAATGAAACTACGAGGGGGTGTGAA ACTTGGTACATTTGGATTAACTGTGGAATATGGAGCAGAGAAAAAGATTTCGCGGCACAGTAAAATTTTTGCAACAGTATGTGCGGGAGTACCAACGGGagtttcgttaaaaattaaattaaaacgttCCTTTCAAACATATTCATTTCCTATTCAATTAAGCGACGAAGTTCTTCCAGCAACTGTGTTCTATGCCACTGTAGTTCCTATAGTCACATGGGTCTTCGTAAAAAAGATGGTAATCGATCCAATGGTTAAAAAACGGAAGGAACgtgagaaagaaaaagagaaggaagTGAATAAAACAAGAATGATGGAGAAACAAAAGGAAGCAGAAAGTGCTACCAAATTAATGAGCGCCACAGTCAGTAGAATAAGAGCTCAAGAAGAAGCAAAGAAAGGTTTAATTATTACCAAAGCTTTATATGGGCGATTTGTTTATCCTCAAGAGGATCAGTACAATTCAGAACAACCTATACGGAGAGATGAAGTAATAGACGTAACTATTCCTGTACAATGTTTAGTGAAGGATTCGAAGTTAATTCTATATGATGCATCTAAG AGCGAGCTGCCAGGCTTTTATGATCCATGCGTTGGAGAAGAGAAGCAATTGTTGATACAATATCTGTTTCGTAATCGAACACATGAATGTATCGTAAAGGATAACGCACCAGTTAGAATACCATTACCAT CGCACAGAGTAAATACTACATGA